One Dunckerocampus dactyliophorus isolate RoL2022-P2 chromosome 18, RoL_Ddac_1.1, whole genome shotgun sequence genomic region harbors:
- the ccndx gene encoding cyclin Dx — protein sequence MERGVPMSLWCEEVEDEHQTEAPTQTQLRAAWDPSVSGHRVIQRLLHVEERYTPSPLYISLIQRDPQRREDLSKWMLEVCCSCGCDETVFPLSVSLMDRFLSATLSLPVSPYCLAAACVLIASKLTECDNITSEALCAAAEYDFLPSNLREMERVVLATLRWDTAAVTPQDFLPHFLAAVQERSEGGDSEQERTTLRRHSDTLAAMCICDPRFLGAPPSLVAAASLNCALRGLSSRGRPQRSLMSLRLAELCQADLVVLQYYSQMIECALQQRLSSSLAEVPAEKGDEMEDERAGTPTDMREIDF from the exons ATGGAGAGGGGTGTACCGATGTCTCTGTGGTGTGAGGAGGTGGAGGATGAGCACCAGACGGAGGCACCCACCCAGACTCAGCTGCGGGCCGCCTGGGACCCGTCGGTGTCGGGGCATCGTGTCATCCAGCGGCTGCTTCACGTGGAGGAACGCTACACGCCCTCACCACTCTACATCAGCCTCATCCAGCGGGATCCACAACGCAGAGAGGATCTGTCCAAGTGGATGCTGGAG GTGTGCTGCAGTTGCGGCTGCGATGAGACCGTCTTCCCCCTGTCCGTCTCGCTGATGGAccgcttcctgtctgccaccctGTCCCTGCCCGTGTCTCCGTACTGCCTGGCCGCCGCCTGTGTCCTCATCGCCTCCAAGCTGACAGAGTGCGACAACATCACCTCCGAGGCGCTCTGTGCTGCAGCCGAGTACGACTTCCTGCCCTCCAACCTGAGG GAAATGGAGCGCGTCGTCCTCGCCACCCTACGCTGGGATACAGCCGCCGTCACTCCGCAGGACTTCCTCCCGCACTTCCTGGCTGCAGTGCAGGAGAGGAGCGAAGGCGGTGACTCCGAGCAGGAGAGGACCACGCTGCGGCGGCACAGCGACACGCTGGCGGCCATGTGCATCTGCGACCCCCGCTTCCTGGGGGCGCCGCCCTCGCTGGTGGCCGCGGCGTCCCTAAACTGCGCCCTACGGGGTCTGAGCAGCAGGGGGCGCCCTCAGCGGTCCCTGATGAGTTTGAGGCTGGCCGAGCTGTGCCAGGCCGACCTG GTGGTGCTGCAGTACTACAGCCAAATGATCGAGTGTGCCCTCCAGCAGCGGCTGAGCAGCAGCCTGGCGGAGGTTCCCGCTGAGAAGGGTGACGAGATGGAGGACGAAAGAGCCGGCACGCCCACCGACATGAGAGAGATTGATTTCTGA
- the nucb1 gene encoding nucleobindin-1 isoform X1, which yields MHLRRMKLESASLLLLFVSAGVWSVPIDRNEVHPDVKEHGQEESMDTGLYYDRYLREVIEVLETDPHFREKLQTANTEDIKNGRLSKELDLVSHNVRTRLDELKRQEVSRLRMLLKAKLDSTNTQSLQMDHVSLLKQFEHLDPHNQNTFEAKDLELLISTATKDLENYDAERHEEFKRYEMLKEHERREYLKGLDQEKREKEEKRIQELKEKHRQHPKVNAPGSVAQLREVWEETDGLDPKEFNPKTFFKLHDTNGDGVLDEQELEALFTKELEKVYDPKNEEDDMMEMEEERLRMREHIMKNVDTNKDRLVSLEEFLKSTEKKEFNNPKEWETLDAKPLYTEEELQRFEAELRDKEEELKKRTETLRQEQELLKERGKALEAQRREYQQAVLEMSQRQKEQQAVDGQPPSGPHGELQFHPPKVEDKAGKVAVEAEVQNHLPAEPPQNLPTHT from the exons ATGCACCTGCG GAGGATGAAGTTGGAAAGTGCCTCGCTACTGCTTCTCTTCGTCTCTGCCGGCGTGTGGTCGGTGCCCATCGACCGCAATGAGGTCCACCCAGACGTTAAAGAACACGGTCAAGAGGAGAGCATG GACACGGGTCTGTACTACGACCGATACCTCCGAGAGGTCATTGAGGTCTTGGAGACGGACCCTCACTTCAGAGAGAAGCTGCAGACGGCCAACACGGAGGACATTAAG AACGGCCGCCTGAGTAAAGAACTGGACCTGGTGAGCCACAACGTCAGGACTCGTCTGGATGAGCTGAAGCGGCAGGAAGTGTCTCGTCTGAGGATGCTGCTCAAGGCCAAACTGGACAGCACCAACACACAGA GCCTGCAGATGGACCACGTTTCCCTGCTCAAACAATTTGAACATCTGGATCCACACAATCAGAACACATTTGAGGCCAAAGACTTGGAACTGCTTATCTCCACA GCCACCAAAGACCTGGAGAACTACGACGCCGAGAGACACGAAGAGTTCAAGCGTTACGAAATGCTGAAGGAGCACGAGAGGCGCGAGTACCTGAAGGGTCTGGACCAGGAGAAGAGGGAGAAAGAGGAGAAGCGAATACAGGAGCTGAAGGAGAAACATCGCCAGCACCCCAAAGTCAACGCGCCT GGTAGTGTTGCTCAGCTGAGAGAAGTCTGGGAGGAAACAGATGGACTGGATCCCAAAGAGTTCAACCCCAAGACTTTCTTCAAACTCCACG ACACCAACGGAGACGGCGTCTTGGACGAGCAGGAGCTGGAGGCGCTTTTCACCAAAGAG CTGGAGAAGGTCTATGACCCCAAGAATGAGGAAGACGACATGAtggagatggaggaggagaggctgAGGATGAGGGAGCACATCATGAAGAAT GTGGACACCAACAAAGATCGGCTGGTCAGCCTGGAGGAGTTCCTCAAGTCCACGGAGAAGAAGGAGTTCAATAACCCCAAAGAATGGGAG ACGTTGGACGCCAAGCCGTTGTACACGGAGGAGGAGCTCCAGCGCTTTGAGGCCGAGCTCCGAGACAAGGAGGAGGAGCTAAAGAAGAGGACGGAGACTCTGCGTCAGGAGCAGGAGCTGCTGAAGGAGCGAGGCAAAGCCCTGGAGGCCCAGAGGCGAGAGTACCAGCAG GCCGTGTTGGAGATGTCTCAGAGGCAGAAAGAGCAGCAGGCAGTTGACGGGCAGCCGCCTTCTGGACCTCATGGAGAACTGCAGTTTCATCCTCCAAAAGTGGAAGATAAAG CAGGAAAGGTTGCAGTTGAAGCTGAAGTACAGAATCATCTACCTGCAGAACCACCCCAGAACCTGCCAACACACACTTGA
- the nucb1 gene encoding nucleobindin-1 isoform X2, translating into MHLRRMKLESASLLLLFVSAGVWSVPIDRNEVHPDVKEHGQEESMDTGLYYDRYLREVIEVLETDPHFREKLQTANTEDIKNGRLSKELDLVSHNVRTRLDELKRQEVSRLRMLLKAKLDSTNTQSLQMDHVSLLKQFEHLDPHNQNTFEAKDLELLISTATKDLENYDAERHEEFKRYEMLKEHERREYLKGLDQEKREKEEKRIQELKEKHRQHPKVNAPGSVAQLREVWEETDGLDPKEFNPKTFFKLHDTNGDGVLDEQELEALFTKELEKVYDPKNEEDDMMEMEEERLRMREHIMKNVDTNKDRLVSLEEFLKSTEKKEFNNPKEWETLDAKPLYTEEELQRFEAELRDKEEELKKRTETLRQEQELLKERGKALEAQRREYQQAVLEMSQRQKEQQAVDGQPPSGPHGELQFHPPKVEDKGKVAVEAEVQNHLPAEPPQNLPTHT; encoded by the exons ATGCACCTGCG GAGGATGAAGTTGGAAAGTGCCTCGCTACTGCTTCTCTTCGTCTCTGCCGGCGTGTGGTCGGTGCCCATCGACCGCAATGAGGTCCACCCAGACGTTAAAGAACACGGTCAAGAGGAGAGCATG GACACGGGTCTGTACTACGACCGATACCTCCGAGAGGTCATTGAGGTCTTGGAGACGGACCCTCACTTCAGAGAGAAGCTGCAGACGGCCAACACGGAGGACATTAAG AACGGCCGCCTGAGTAAAGAACTGGACCTGGTGAGCCACAACGTCAGGACTCGTCTGGATGAGCTGAAGCGGCAGGAAGTGTCTCGTCTGAGGATGCTGCTCAAGGCCAAACTGGACAGCACCAACACACAGA GCCTGCAGATGGACCACGTTTCCCTGCTCAAACAATTTGAACATCTGGATCCACACAATCAGAACACATTTGAGGCCAAAGACTTGGAACTGCTTATCTCCACA GCCACCAAAGACCTGGAGAACTACGACGCCGAGAGACACGAAGAGTTCAAGCGTTACGAAATGCTGAAGGAGCACGAGAGGCGCGAGTACCTGAAGGGTCTGGACCAGGAGAAGAGGGAGAAAGAGGAGAAGCGAATACAGGAGCTGAAGGAGAAACATCGCCAGCACCCCAAAGTCAACGCGCCT GGTAGTGTTGCTCAGCTGAGAGAAGTCTGGGAGGAAACAGATGGACTGGATCCCAAAGAGTTCAACCCCAAGACTTTCTTCAAACTCCACG ACACCAACGGAGACGGCGTCTTGGACGAGCAGGAGCTGGAGGCGCTTTTCACCAAAGAG CTGGAGAAGGTCTATGACCCCAAGAATGAGGAAGACGACATGAtggagatggaggaggagaggctgAGGATGAGGGAGCACATCATGAAGAAT GTGGACACCAACAAAGATCGGCTGGTCAGCCTGGAGGAGTTCCTCAAGTCCACGGAGAAGAAGGAGTTCAATAACCCCAAAGAATGGGAG ACGTTGGACGCCAAGCCGTTGTACACGGAGGAGGAGCTCCAGCGCTTTGAGGCCGAGCTCCGAGACAAGGAGGAGGAGCTAAAGAAGAGGACGGAGACTCTGCGTCAGGAGCAGGAGCTGCTGAAGGAGCGAGGCAAAGCCCTGGAGGCCCAGAGGCGAGAGTACCAGCAG GCCGTGTTGGAGATGTCTCAGAGGCAGAAAGAGCAGCAGGCAGTTGACGGGCAGCCGCCTTCTGGACCTCATGGAGAACTGCAGTTTCATCCTCCAAAAGTGGAAGATAAAG GAAAGGTTGCAGTTGAAGCTGAAGTACAGAATCATCTACCTGCAGAACCACCCCAGAACCTGCCAACACACACTTGA